A window of Campylobacter cuniculorum DSM 23162 = LMG 24588 contains these coding sequences:
- the selA gene encoding L-seryl-tRNA(Sec) selenium transferase, giving the protein MNPLRAFPQIQNLITDESLKKYPFYLKAYFSKIVVADFKKNFQGRIDKKTLLMHIKKELENFMHKDLQSVINATGVIIHTNLGRSVIDENLYESCKKSICSYSNLEFNLQNGKRGSRYTSLLDKLKILFECEDALIVNNNAAAVFLVLNSLAFNKEVISSRGELVEIGGGFRMPEVIKAAGVRLCEVGTSNKTHLRDYENALNENSILILKTHRSNFSIQGFHSEVSIENLGILAQKNRLISYYDLGSGWCENLNEKLTKNEPQVKKILKHCDILSFSADKLFGSVQAGIILGKKQFIEKLRQNQLLRMLRVDKLTLAFLNETTRAYLEKNYDKITTLRLLNDKLSHIEDKALKVQKNIKFKSLLKTSKSLVGGGSMPDKNLESVVLCFEGNALILQKKFREKNIIGRIEKDSFVLDFRSIRENELDTLILKINELDL; this is encoded by the coding sequence CTAAAATCGTCGTGGCAGATTTTAAGAAAAATTTTCAAGGACGCATTGATAAAAAAACTCTTTTGATGCACATTAAAAAAGAGCTTGAAAATTTTATGCACAAAGATTTACAAAGCGTTATTAACGCCACCGGAGTTATCATTCATACAAATTTAGGCAGAAGTGTGATTGATGAAAATTTGTATGAATCTTGCAAAAAAAGCATTTGTTCTTATTCTAATCTAGAATTTAATCTTCAAAATGGCAAAAGAGGCTCAAGATATACAAGTTTGCTTGATAAATTGAAAATTCTTTTTGAGTGCGAAGATGCTTTAATTGTCAATAACAATGCTGCTGCGGTTTTTCTTGTATTGAATTCTCTTGCTTTTAACAAAGAAGTCATTAGCTCTAGGGGTGAACTTGTCGAGATTGGTGGAGGATTTAGAATGCCTGAGGTTATTAAGGCAGCAGGAGTTAGGCTTTGCGAGGTTGGCACAAGCAATAAAACTCATCTTAGAGACTATGAAAACGCACTCAATGAAAACTCAATCCTTATTCTAAAAACTCATCGTTCAAATTTTAGCATTCAAGGTTTTCATAGTGAGGTCAGTATCGAAAATTTGGGTATTTTGGCTCAAAAAAATCGCCTTATAAGTTATTATGATCTAGGTTCGGGCTGGTGTGAAAATTTAAACGAAAAACTAACAAAAAATGAACCACAAGTAAAAAAAATTCTCAAACATTGTGATATTTTAAGCTTTAGTGCGGATAAACTTTTTGGTTCTGTGCAAGCTGGAATCATACTTGGAAAAAAACAATTCATTGAAAAATTAAGACAAAATCAGCTCTTAAGAATGCTAAGAGTGGATAAACTCACCCTTGCATTTCTCAATGAAACAACAAGGGCTTATCTTGAAAAAAACTATGATAAAATCACGACCTTAAGGCTTTTAAACGATAAACTTTCGCACATTGAAGACAAAGCCTTAAAAGTACAAAAAAATATCAAATTCAAAAGTCTTTTAAAAACAAGCAAGAGCCTTGTAGGAGGAGGTTCTATGCCTGATAAAAATTTAGAAAGTGTGGTTTTATGTTTTGAAGGAAATGCCTTGATTTTACAAAAAAAATTTAGAGAAAAAAACATTATAGGACGCATAGAAAAAGACTCTTTTGTGCTAGATTTTAGAAGTATCAGAGAAAATGAATTAGATACTCTTATTTTAAAAATCAACGAGCTTGACTTATGA